A genomic stretch from Anaerolineae bacterium includes:
- a CDS encoding NAD(+)/NADH kinase, producing the protein MVPPPQAAEPDQLAFGHVGILYHPKLAESRVMAAEMLEFIENLGASAWVSSSWSETDIKDHLQDLDLLITLGGDGSMLRAARLTAGRRIPILGVNMGRLGFLTEVEPAQWPQHLRQALLGQYWIEERMMLHAEHRREGRIINAYEALNEIVVSRGKLARVVRLHTYIDEGFLTTYTADGIIIATATGSTAYALAAGGPILPPELENFLLIPLAPHLSLERAIVLSKGACVCVQVSTDHTAVLTIDGQSEIEVTDGDEAIMSAGPSVGRFVRLQERNYFYRTLMQRLGWPQSRK; encoded by the coding sequence ATGGTCCCCCCCCCGCAGGCCGCCGAGCCTGACCAACTGGCCTTTGGCCATGTGGGTATCCTGTATCATCCCAAGCTGGCCGAATCGCGGGTGATGGCCGCCGAGATGTTGGAGTTCATCGAAAATCTGGGGGCTTCAGCCTGGGTCAGTTCCAGTTGGAGCGAGACAGACATTAAAGATCATTTGCAGGATTTAGACTTGCTCATTACCCTGGGGGGCGACGGCTCAATGCTGCGGGCGGCGCGGCTGACTGCCGGGCGAAGGATTCCCATTTTGGGAGTCAACATGGGCCGGTTGGGGTTTTTAACCGAGGTGGAACCGGCCCAATGGCCCCAGCATCTCCGGCAAGCCCTTTTGGGCCAGTACTGGATTGAAGAACGCATGATGCTCCATGCCGAGCACCGCCGCGAGGGGCGGATTATCAATGCTTACGAAGCCTTGAACGAGATAGTGGTGAGCCGGGGGAAATTGGCTCGTGTGGTCCGGCTGCATACCTACATTGATGAAGGTTTCCTGACTACCTATACCGCCGACGGGATCATTATCGCCACCGCCACCGGCTCCACGGCCTACGCGCTGGCCGCCGGCGGCCCCATTTTGCCGCCGGAATTGGAAAACTTTCTATTGATTCCCCTGGCCCCCCACCTCAGCCTGGAACGAGCCATTGTGTTGTCTAAAGGCGCATGCGTTTGCGTGCAGGTTTCTACCGATCATACGGCCGTGCTAACTATTGATGGCCAGAGCGAAATTGAAGTGACCGACGGGGACGAAGCGATTATGAGCGCCGGCCCCTCGGTGGGGCGTTTTGTGCGCCTGCAAGAGCGAAATTACTTTTATCGCACCCTGATGCAGCGGTTGGGCTGGCCGCAAAGCA